The nucleotide sequence AGGAGCGGTAGTCGTCATGCGAGACGCTGATCAGGTCGCTGCGCGAATGCAGCGCGGGCCACAGCGCCGAATTGGCGAAGCCTTCGTAGTAGCCGGCGTAATGCGCGGCCGGCAGATCCAACAGCGCCAGCGCACCTGCGCCCAGCTGTTCGATCTGCGCAATTGGTTCCATCTGTGCGCCATCGCGCACCCGGCCGGAGGAACCTACCCAGACTGCCCCTGAATTCTCCACAACGGGCAGCAGAGCTGCCGCAAGTCCGCCGGTCATTGGCTCATTGGCTTTGCCACGGGCCACCCGATTCGAAACCACGACGAGGTTCACAGCTCCCCTCCTGTTGGTCATGTCGGTTAACAACCGTTCATCAATATGGTTCCGGGCCACCCTTTCAACCAATTGAAACCAAATTCAGGCAGCCGCGCGGTGTAATCACAGCGCGCAGCAAGTCAGAGCATTTCTAATCAAAAGCAGCGGAGGATGTTTGCGAACGTCGCGCAGATGGAACTAACAACGGAACTACCAACCTGCCCGCTTGACGTCGGGCACATCCTGTTAGTTCAGCGTCCGGCGAGCCGCGCGAGGAAGGCACGCACGTCGTCCGGGGCATCGAAATGTCCGTCGACGCCGAGCGCCCGCCGTCCCACCGAGAACGACAGGCCGGCAAAATCGGGCATGATCGCAAACACCGATTCGTCGGTGACGTCGTCGCCGATGAAGAACGGCTTGCGCCCCTTGAACGGCGCGTGACGCATCAGCTCGCGCACGCCGCTCGCCTTGGTGAAGCCGGCCGGCTTGATCTCGCACACGCATTTGCCGGGCAGCACCTCGATCGGCGCCTCAGGCAGCTCGGCGCGGATGCGCGACACCTCGTCGTAGATCGCCTGCTCGGCCTGCGGCGCGAGGCGATAATGCAAGGCCAGCGAATAGCCCTTGTCCTCGAGCAGAATGCCCTGGCTGAGCTTGGCGATCGCCGCCAGCCTGCGCTTCAGCTCCTTGTCGAGCGGCGGCGCCTTGACGGCGTCGGCCTCGCTGCCGCCGGCGAGCCGCATCTCCGCACCATGACCACCGACGGCAGGGTAGACGTCCGGCGCGAAGATGAGGTCGATATCGTTGAGCGAGCGGCCGGACACCAAGGCGAGCGCGCCTGACGTTCGCTGCATCAAGGTCTTCAGCGTCTCGGCCAAGCCCGGCGGCACCCACACCTCGCGCGGCGTCGGCGCGAGATCGAGCAAGGTGCCGTCGATGTCGAGCAGGATCGCAACCTCGCGCAGATGCGGCACCAGGCTCGCCGGCGCCGGCACGATTTCCGCGGGCTGGGCGACGCCGGGGGCGATCAGATCGGAATTCTCTGACATCATCACCTACTCCATCACGGCGAGCGGGCGCGCGACCTGCTCGAGCGATTTGCGCTCGGCCGCGATCGCATAGCGCCAGGCGACCAAGGCAGCGACCAGCATCAGGCCTGCGCCGAACAGATATCCCGCAAACACCGCGCCGCGTGCGCCGCTGTCGAGCAGCGCGCCAAACAGCGCAGGTCCTGCGACGCCGCCGATCCCGGTGCCGATGGCATAGAACAATGCGATGGCGAGCGCACGCACTTCGAGCGGAAAATTCTCCGACACGGTGAGATAGGCCGCACTGGCGGCGGGCGAGGCGAAGAAGAAGATCACCATCCAGGCGGCCGTCTGCGTCTGCGCGCTCAAGACGCCGATCGAGAACAGATAGCCGGTCAATGCCAGCAGCACACCGGAGACACCGTAAGTGAAGGTGATCATCGCCCGGCGGCCGAGCGTATCGAACAGACGGCCGAGCAGCAGCGGTCCGAGCACGTTGCCGGCAGCGAACGGCAGGATGTACCAGCCGACATGGTCGGACTTGATGCCGTAGAAGTCGGTGAGCACCAGTGCGAAGGTGAAGAAGATCGCGTTGTAGAAGAACGCCTGTGCGATCATCAAGGTCAGCCCGACGAGCGAGCGCTGGCGATAGACCGAGAACAAGGTGCGCGCGACCTCGCCGAGCGGCGTGTGGTCACGCATGCGCAGGCGGATCTTCGGCAGCGATTTCGCGCGCTCCTCATGATCGTGCCCGGTGACGTCGCGCTCGATGGCGACGACGATGTCATGCGCCTGCTCGGGATGGCCGTGAATCATCAGCCAGCGCGGGCTTTCGGGAATCCACATCCGCATGATCAGCACGACGAGGCCGAGGCAGGCGCCGATGCCATAAGCGAGCCGCCAGCCGACATCCGGGCCTGCGAAGGCGGGATCGAGCAGCACGATGGCGCCGACCGCCCCGAGCGCGGCGCCGAGCCAGAAGCTGCCGTTGATCATCAGGTCCGTCCAGCCGCGATAGCGCGCCGGCACCAGTTCCTGGATCGTCGAGTTGATCGCGGTGTACTCGCCGCCGATGCCGGCGCCGGTCAGGAAACGAAACAGCGCGTAGGTCGCGACATTCCAGGACAGCGCGGTGGCGGCGGTCGCGGAGAGATAGAGTGCAAGCGTGATGAAGAACAATTTTCTGCGGCCGATGCGGTCGGTGAGCCAGCCGAAGCCGAGCGCGCCGATCACGGCGCCGGCGAGATAGGCGCTGTTGGCAAGCCCGATGTCGAGATTGGAGAAGTGCAGGGTCGGGCTCTGCTTCAGCGCGCCCGAGAGCGCACCCGCGAGCGTGACCTCGAGACCATCGAGCACCCAGGTGATCCCCAGCGCGAGCACCACGCGGGTATGGAACGTGCTCCAGCGGAGGTCGTCGAGCCGCGCGGGGATGTTGGTCTCGATGACGCGATCGTCGGCCGCCGATGGCGCGTGCGCGGCTTCGCCGGCGGGCTCGGAGGTGATGACGCGCAGATGCGGGAACGATGCCTGCCGGGGTGCCATGGAATCCCATTGCGACGGCGCGAGACGGCACCGACAGCTTGACCGGAGAGGGTGGAGCAAATGCGGCAGCGTATGTTTGCCGCTGCGACCCAACGTCCCGGGGAGCGGGGGGTTCCCGGCAGCAGATGAGGGAACTCAGAAGCGTCAGTGGCGCCGTCGGCCTCCGCTCATCAGCACCTCTGATCAAGTCGATCGCGGGCCGGGATGGCGCCTTTCACTCAGCTGTCGTCCCGGGCAAGCGAGCGAAGCGAGCGCGACCCGGGATCCATACCGCATGATGCCGAATTGGGGCACGCGATCGGTACCGTTCGCCTCACATCTGCCGCGGCGTATGGATCCCGGCGTTCGCCGGGATGACAGCGGAGAGTTTGGCGGCGAGGCGCGGCGTATCTGCAGCCACCAAGGAGCCGAGCGCAGCGCGCTTCACGCCGCGCGGATATTCGCCATGAAGCGGTTGAGCTCCTCGCGCAGCCTTGCGCTCTCCGACGACAGCGACTGGGCCGAGCGCAGCACCTCCTCCGAGGCCTCGCCGGTCTGCGTGGCGCCACGATTGACCTGGGTGATGTCGCTGGCGGCCGCCTGCGTGCCGGCGGAGACGCTCTGCACGTTCCTGGCGATCTCCTGCGTCGCCCCGCCCTGCTGCTCGACCGCAGTCGCGATCGACGAGGCGATGGTGGAGATCTGACGGATCGTGCCGCCGATCTGTTTGATGGCCGCGACCGACTCCTGGGTTGCCGCCTGCATGCCGGAGATGTGGTTGGAGATGTCGTCAGTCGCCTTGGCGGTTTGCTCGGCCAGCGACTTGACCTCGGAGGCAACCACGGCGAAGCCGCGGCCGGCGTCGCCGGCGCGTGCCGCCTCGATGGTGGCGTTGAGCGCCAACAGGTTGGTCTGCTCGGCGATCGCGGTGATCAGCTTGACGACGTCGCCGATCTCCTGCGCCGCGCGCGACAGCTTGCCGATACGGCCATCGGTTTCCTCGGCCTGCATCACGGCTGATTCGGCAATGCGGCTGGACTCCCGCACCTGGCGGCCGATCTCGTTGACCGAGGCCGACAGCTCGTCGGTCGCGCTCGCCACCGACTGGATGCGGCCGGTCGCCTGGTCGGACGTGCCGCTGACGCGGCTCGCCAGCGATTGCGTGGTCTCGGCCGTCCGCGTCAGGGTCGAGGCGGCATGCTCGAGCTGCTGCGCCGAGCTCGACACATTGGACACGATCGAGCCGACAGCGGATTCGAACTCGTCGGCGAAGCGGATCAGCTCCGCCCGGCGCGCCGCACCGGCCGCCTTGTTCTGGGCGTCCTGCGTTGCAGCATCGCGCTCCGCCTTGGCCACCGCCTGGACCTTGAACTCCTCGACCGCCGCGGCCATCTCGCCGATCTCGTCGCTGCGGCCAAGCCCCGGCAGGCGGACGTCGAAATGACCCGAGGCGAGCTCGCGCATCGCCTTGCACATCGAGATCATCGGCTTGGAGATGCCGTTGCCGAGCATCAGCGCCAGCGCCGCGCCGAGCGCGAGGCCGCCGACGGCGAGGATCGCGATCAGCCGCTCGATCTCGCCGATGGTGGCATTGGTGGACGCCTCGATACGCTGCTGGTCGGCAGCCAGATCGGACCTCAGCCCGTTCGAGAGCGCGAGGATCTCGGTGGCCGCGCTGCCCATGTCCTGCACCAGCTTGGCGAGCGCCTTGGAATTATCAGAGAATTTGATGAAAGCGGCACGGTACTGCTTGATGAGATCGCCGAGCTCGGTGACGCGCTGCGTGATCTTCTCGTCATTGGCGTAGATCGTGACCAGCGACGTCTCCAGGAAGCGCGTCCGGGCAATGGCGCCGTCGGCCGTCTTCGGATCGGGCTTGGCGAGGTAGGTGCCGACCAGCGCCGAGGCGGTCAGATACTGGCCGGTCAGGTCCTTGGCCGTGGTTTGTACCGACGGAAGACCGGCCAGCGCCGCGGTGTCCGCCAGGTCGTCGAATTTGAAGCGGATCTTGTTGCCGATGATTCCGATCTGGTCGGTCGCCAGCTTGGCGTTGTCACGGGTCAAGGTGACAATGTCGGAGAAGATCTTGGCGAAGGTCTGAAACTGCGCCTGCAACTTGCCGAGCTGCGCGCGTCGATCGGCCGCGCTGGCCGCCGCCATCGACTTGTCAATGGCGGCCTGCAGCGACTGCTGAGCTGCGGTGGCGGCGGCTTCGTCCTCGGGCTTGCCGGTCAGCGCGAAATAGCGGGCGAGCGACTGGTAGGACATCAGCTCGCGATCGATGTTGCGGGCGGCATCGGCTTCCGCAACGCTGCTGCGATACGTCGCCACCGCGCCGGCGACCCGCTCGAAGCCGAGATAGGAAAAGCCGATGCTGGCAGCCGAGATCGCCAGTACCACGGCGAAGCCGAGCACGATCTTGCCACGAAAGCGCAGGGTCAGAAAATTGGCACGCCGCGACTGCGGCGCAAATTGCGCAGACATTCCCACCCCCGACAGCTCATTCTTTATCTTGGCCCAGAACAGCCCGCCCGGCGGCACGCACCGAAGCGTGATCAAAACTACGTCACAATGGCTAAGGCGCGGTAAATAACGGGGTTGGCATACAGCCTGCAGTCGAGACCTCACTCGCTGCGTCCTGCTGCCGCCTCCGGAGGCTCCGCAGATGCGACCGAATCGCCGGTGCCCGCGCAAGACGTCGCAATGACATCTCAGACGAAAATTCGAGTTGCAAAGTCCTGAGGGCGCTGTTTCTAATCAGAATAAGAATAATTCATCGGGAGGTTACTCGTGTCGACAGTCAAACTGACAGTGAACGGCAAGGCGGTCTCGGCGGAGGTCGAGGATCGCACCCTGCTCGTGAACCTGTTGCGGGATCATCTCAATCTCACCGGCACCCATGTCGGCTGTGACACCAGCCAGTGCGGCGCCTGCGTCGTCCATATCGATGGCCGGGCCGTGAAGTCGTGCACCGTGCTGGCCGGCCAGGCCGCCGGGTCCAACGTCACCACCATCGAAGGCATTGCCAAGGGCGACGAGCTGCACCCGATGCAGGCCGCCTTCCGCGACAATCACGGCCTCCAATGCGGCTATTGCACGCCCGGCATGATCATGTCGGCGATCGATATTGTGCACCGCCACGGAGGCCACCTCGACGAGGCCACGGTACGTGAGGAGCTGGAAGGCAACATCTGCCGCTGCACCGGCTATCACAACATCGTCAAGGCCGTGCTCGACGCCGCGGGCCGCATGAAGGTCGCTCAGGCTGCCGAATAAAGGCTGCCGTCGGCTTTCGACGTCTTTCAAACAATACCGAGACCACGACCGCTGCGCGCGCTGGCCGCGGCGGGACAACAAACTCCGGTAGGGGAGAGATTCGCATGGGTATGGAAGGCATTGGCGCAAGCGTCGTCCGCAAGGAGGACAAGCGTTTCATCACCGGCAAGGGCCGGTATGTCGACGACATCAAGCTGGTGGGCATGACCTATGCCCATTTCATCCGCAGCCCGCACGCCCACGTCAAGGTCAAGAGCATCGACTCCTCGGCCGCCGAGGCGATGCCCGGCGTGGTCGCGGTGCTGACGGGCAAGCAGATCGTCGACGACAAGGTCGGCAATCTGATCTGCGGCTGGGCCATCACCTCCAAGGACGGCTCGCCGATGAAGATGGGCGCATGGCCGGCGATGGCGCCGGAGACGGTGCGCTTCGTCGGCCAGGCCGTCGCGGTCGTGATCGCCGACAGCAAGAACCTGGCGCGTGACGC is from Bradyrhizobium sp. ORS 285 and encodes:
- the otsB gene encoding trehalose-phosphatase; this translates as MMSENSDLIAPGVAQPAEIVPAPASLVPHLREVAILLDIDGTLLDLAPTPREVWVPPGLAETLKTLMQRTSGALALVSGRSLNDIDLIFAPDVYPAVGGHGAEMRLAGGSEADAVKAPPLDKELKRRLAAIAKLSQGILLEDKGYSLALHYRLAPQAEQAIYDEVSRIRAELPEAPIEVLPGKCVCEIKPAGFTKASGVRELMRHAPFKGRKPFFIGDDVTDESVFAIMPDFAGLSFSVGRRALGVDGHFDAPDDVRAFLARLAGR
- a CDS encoding methyl-accepting chemotaxis protein; the protein is MSAQFAPQSRRANFLTLRFRGKIVLGFAVVLAISAASIGFSYLGFERVAGAVATYRSSVAEADAARNIDRELMSYQSLARYFALTGKPEDEAAATAAQQSLQAAIDKSMAAASAADRRAQLGKLQAQFQTFAKIFSDIVTLTRDNAKLATDQIGIIGNKIRFKFDDLADTAALAGLPSVQTTAKDLTGQYLTASALVGTYLAKPDPKTADGAIARTRFLETSLVTIYANDEKITQRVTELGDLIKQYRAAFIKFSDNSKALAKLVQDMGSAATEILALSNGLRSDLAADQQRIEASTNATIGEIERLIAILAVGGLALGAALALMLGNGISKPMISMCKAMRELASGHFDVRLPGLGRSDEIGEMAAAVEEFKVQAVAKAERDAATQDAQNKAAGAARRAELIRFADEFESAVGSIVSNVSSSAQQLEHAASTLTRTAETTQSLASRVSGTSDQATGRIQSVASATDELSASVNEIGRQVRESSRIAESAVMQAEETDGRIGKLSRAAQEIGDVVKLITAIAEQTNLLALNATIEAARAGDAGRGFAVVASEVKSLAEQTAKATDDISNHISGMQAATQESVAAIKQIGGTIRQISTIASSIATAVEQQGGATQEIARNVQSVSAGTQAAASDITQVNRGATQTGEASEEVLRSAQSLSSESARLREELNRFMANIRAA
- a CDS encoding (2Fe-2S)-binding protein: MSTVKLTVNGKAVSAEVEDRTLLVNLLRDHLNLTGTHVGCDTSQCGACVVHIDGRAVKSCTVLAGQAAGSNVTTIEGIAKGDELHPMQAAFRDNHGLQCGYCTPGMIMSAIDIVHRHGGHLDEATVREELEGNICRCTGYHNIVKAVLDAAGRMKVAQAAE
- a CDS encoding MFS transporter yields the protein MAPRQASFPHLRVITSEPAGEAAHAPSAADDRVIETNIPARLDDLRWSTFHTRVVLALGITWVLDGLEVTLAGALSGALKQSPTLHFSNLDIGLANSAYLAGAVIGALGFGWLTDRIGRRKLFFITLALYLSATAATALSWNVATYALFRFLTGAGIGGEYTAINSTIQELVPARYRGWTDLMINGSFWLGAALGAVGAIVLLDPAFAGPDVGWRLAYGIGACLGLVVLIMRMWIPESPRWLMIHGHPEQAHDIVVAIERDVTGHDHEERAKSLPKIRLRMRDHTPLGEVARTLFSVYRQRSLVGLTLMIAQAFFYNAIFFTFALVLTDFYGIKSDHVGWYILPFAAGNVLGPLLLGRLFDTLGRRAMITFTYGVSGVLLALTGYLFSIGVLSAQTQTAAWMVIFFFASPAASAAYLTVSENFPLEVRALAIALFYAIGTGIGGVAGPALFGALLDSGARGAVFAGYLFGAGLMLVAALVAWRYAIAAERKSLEQVARPLAVME